The proteins below are encoded in one region of Candidatus Babeliales bacterium:
- the grpE gene encoding nucleotide exchange factor GrpE: MNDNDKFKKFFGFGGDSNEQAAESSHEPVLSEKEALEKANATIAEWTDKYLTLTADFENYKKRVSSERADWANEAQKRIVLDLLTVIDNFERALEQEKKRESAEAQALLAGFTMIYQSLEKLLVKFGVQAITDLSTFNPKYHEALMQVESDTHKSGEIVQVLQKGYTMHDKVIRPATVSVAK, from the coding sequence ATGAATGACAATGATAAATTTAAGAAATTTTTCGGTTTTGGTGGCGATAGTAACGAGCAAGCAGCAGAAAGTTCTCACGAACCTGTGCTGAGTGAAAAAGAAGCACTAGAAAAGGCGAACGCAACAATCGCAGAATGGACAGATAAATATCTAACGCTGACAGCGGATTTTGAGAATTATAAAAAACGCGTGAGCTCTGAAAGAGCAGATTGGGCAAATGAAGCCCAAAAACGTATCGTTTTAGATCTTTTGACGGTTATAGATAACTTTGAACGTGCACTTGAACAAGAAAAAAAGCGTGAATCGGCAGAAGCTCAAGCATTACTTGCTGGGTTTACGATGATTTACCAGTCGCTCGAAAAACTACTCGTAAAATTTGGCGTGCAAGCAATTACTGATCTTTCTACGTTTAATCCTAAATATCATGAAGCGTTGATGCAAGTTGAATCCGATACGCATAAATCTGGCGAAATTGTTCAGGTTTTGCAAAAAGGATACACTATGCACGATAAAGTTATCCGTCCAGCTACCGTGAGTGTTGCAAAGTAA